A stretch of the Rosa rugosa chromosome 5, drRosRugo1.1, whole genome shotgun sequence genome encodes the following:
- the LOC133708587 gene encoding putative SNAP25 homologous protein SNAP30, with the protein MFGFLKSPAKIAKQSSVDPGSLDSETQSNEAKITPARRTTSEPVLITPDFGNEKPGKPSTRGTSPASYKNDFHDSGGLENQSVQELENYAVYKSEETTQSVNNCLRIAEDIKGTATTTLDTLHQQGDQITRTHMAAVDMDKDLSKGEKLLNGLGGIFSKPWKPKKTKELKGPELTADSATTNKRASKEQREKLGLSPAPKGSRSAPQTPLPEGSSAIQQIEAEKAKQDDALSDLSNILGDLKGMAVDMGSELERQNKAMDHLSEDVDELNSRMKGANQRTRRLLGQ; encoded by the exons ATGTTCGGGTTTTTGAAATCGCCTGCAAAGATTGCTAAGCAAAGCTCTGTAGACCCAGGATCTCTTGATTCAGAAACCCAATCTAATGAGGCTAAGATTACCCCAGCGAGACGAACTACTTCTGAACCCGTGCTCATCACCCCAGATTTTGGTAATGAGAAACCCGGTAAGCCTAGTACAAGAGGGACTTCTCCTGCTTCATACAAGAACGATTTTCATGACTCGGGAGGGCTAGAGAACCAGAGTGTGCAAGAGTTGGAGAACTATGCAGTATACAAGTCTGAGGAGACAACACAGAGTGTCAACAATTGCCTGAGGATTGCTGAGGACATCAAGGGGACTGCTACAACCACGCTTGACACGTTGCATCAGCAGGGTGATCAGATTACAAGGACACACATGGCGGCTGTCGATATGGATAAGGATTTGAGCAAG GGTGAGAAGCTTTTAAACGGACTTGGGGGCATTTTCTCAAAGCCTTGGAAGCCAAAGAAGACCAAGGAGCTTAAAGGCCCTGAATTGACAGCAG ATTCAGCTACAACCAATAAACGTGCAAGTAAAGAGCAGAGGGAAAAGTTGGGTTTATCTCCTGCGCCCAAAGGAAGCCGGTCAGCTCCTCAGACACCCCTTCCTGAAGGATCAAGTGCCATTCAGCAAATCGAG GCTGAGAAGGCAAAGCAAGATGATGCTCTCTCAGATCTAAGTAATATTTTGGGGGATTTGAAGGGAATGGCTGTGGACATGGGAAGTGAACTCGAGAG GCAAAACAAAGCTATGGATCACCTCTCTGAGGATGTGGATGAGCTCAACTCTCGAATGAAAGGTGCCAATCAACGAACTCGACGCCTGCTAGGCCAGTGA